One Campylobacter pinnipediorum subsp. caledonicus genomic window carries:
- a CDS encoding cache domain-containing protein: MIKNSIFIKILVLFFIVIFMSVIFFYNSYLKERELNSAKIFFDYQIKQLHKNVEDQKLSSLALSVILSQNNKIQECFLDLNRSLCISNMNDIISNLSSVLMYKNIKIHLHTKDLKSYLRSWSPNNFGDNLSSFRNLLLEANKNKKSVAGVEIGIGGVFTRAVSNIIKQKQKLGTIEIMLDFEHISNFFKDQGIDLFVLVDKDKMIIDSDYHTNELLKDYYIANLNSANLNVVEILKDIDLTKKTFFIYKTHYFALSPMLDAGGKRIGFFVLHINKNIKEQNILQDYMLLNSLF, translated from the coding sequence ATGATAAAAAATTCAATTTTTATTAAAATTTTAGTATTGTTTTTTATTGTTATTTTTATGTCTGTTATATTTTTTTATAACTCATATCTTAAAGAAAGAGAACTTAATTCTGCTAAAATTTTCTTTGATTATCAAATCAAACAACTTCATAAAAATGTAGAAGATCAAAAGTTATCATCTCTTGCTCTTTCTGTTATATTAAGCCAAAATAATAAAATTCAAGAGTGTTTTTTAGATTTAAATCGCTCACTTTGTATATCAAATATGAATGATATAATATCTAATTTAAGCTCTGTTTTAATGTATAAAAATATCAAAATTCATCTTCATACTAAAGACCTAAAAAGCTATTTGCGAAGCTGGAGTCCAAATAACTTTGGAGACAATCTATCCTCTTTTAGGAATTTATTACTTGAAGCAAATAAAAATAAAAAATCTGTAGCTGGAGTAGAGATTGGTATTGGTGGTGTTTTTACCAGAGCCGTTTCAAATATCATAAAACAAAAACAAAAACTCGGGACCATAGAAATTATGCTTGATTTTGAACATATTAGTAATTTTTTTAAGGATCAAGGTATAGATCTTTTTGTACTTGTGGATAAAGATAAAATGATTATTGATAGTGATTATCACACAAATGAGCTTTTAAAAGATTATTATATAGCCAATTTAAATAGTGCCAATTTAAATGTTGTAGAGATATTAAAAGATATTGATTTGACTAAAAAAACATTCTTTATATATAAAACTCATTATTTTGCACTATCTCCAATGCTAGATGCAGGTGGAAAAAGAATAGGTTTTTTTGTTCTTCACATTAATAAAAATATAAAAGAACAAAATATATTGCAAGATTATATGCTATTAAATTCTTTGTTTTAA
- the gltX gene encoding glutamate--tRNA ligase, whose protein sequence is MLTTRFAPSPTGYLHIGGLRTALYSYLYARANNGKFVLRIEDTDLKRNSEEATVAIREAFDWCGLDYDGEVTYQSKRFDVYAEYVKKLLDEGKAYKCYMTKEELDELRATQEANKQRPKYDGRYRDFTGTPPEGIDPVIRIKAPLRGEIKFKDGIKGDVKFNVEDILDDFIIARSDGTPTYNFTVVIDDALMGITHVIRGDDHLSNTPKQIVLYDALGFSVPEFFHVAMINGEDGKKLSKRHGATDVMEYKKMGYLPEALLNFLVRLGWSHGDDEIFSMEDMLKFFDPHDINKSSSTYNAQKLDWLNAHYIKTFPYERLAKDMKFFGVDFDSLKKGELLLDILRERSKTLVDIANGALSIINAPTEYDQKAYDKFITPESLEILSKFKDILTLNLDASGYETITKEFLEQNGLKLKDLAQALRVSLTGNSVSPSIFEVLEVIGSEEIKKRIDAILNKK, encoded by the coding sequence ATGTTAACTACAAGATTCGCGCCTTCTCCTACTGGATATTTACATATTGGTGGGCTTAGAACGGCACTATATAGCTATTTGTATGCAAGAGCAAATAATGGAAAATTTGTTCTTCGCATAGAAGATACTGATTTAAAGAGAAACTCAGAAGAGGCTACTGTTGCTATAAGAGAAGCTTTTGACTGGTGTGGGCTTGATTATGATGGAGAGGTTACTTATCAGTCAAAAAGGTTTGATGTGTATGCTGAATATGTAAAAAAACTTCTTGATGAAGGTAAAGCATATAAGTGCTATATGACAAAAGAAGAGCTTGATGAGCTTAGGGCTACACAAGAGGCAAATAAGCAAAGACCTAAGTATGATGGAAGGTATCGCGATTTTACAGGCACACCACCTGAAGGGATAGATCCTGTAATCAGAATAAAAGCACCTTTAAGGGGCGAGATAAAATTTAAAGATGGTATAAAAGGTGATGTTAAGTTTAATGTGGAAGATATACTTGATGATTTTATAATAGCAAGAAGTGATGGCACGCCTACTTATAACTTTACTGTTGTTATAGATGATGCTTTGATGGGGATAACTCATGTTATAAGAGGCGATGATCATTTATCAAATACACCAAAACAGATAGTTTTATACGATGCTCTTGGATTTAGTGTGCCTGAGTTTTTTCATGTGGCTATGATAAACGGAGAAGATGGTAAAAAACTTAGCAAAAGACATGGCGCTACAGATGTGATGGAATATAAAAAAATGGGTTATTTGCCAGAAGCACTTTTAAATTTCCTTGTTCGTCTTGGTTGGAGTCATGGAGATGATGAAATTTTTAGCATGGAAGATATGCTTAAGTTTTTTGATCCGCACGATATAAATAAATCATCAAGCACGTATAATGCTCAAAAATTAGATTGGTTAAATGCTCACTATATAAAAACTTTTCCTTATGAAAGACTTGCCAAGGATATGAAATTTTTTGGTGTTGATTTTGATTCTTTGAAAAAAGGTGAGTTGTTACTAGATATTTTAAGGGAGCGTTCAAAAACACTTGTTGATATAGCAAATGGAGCTTTATCTATAATAAACGCCCCAACAGAGTATGACCAAAAGGCCTATGATAAATTTATAACACCAGAAAGCTTAGAAATTTTATCTAAATTTAAAGATATATTAACGCTTAATTTAGATGCCAGTGGATATGAAACTATCACAAAAGAATTTTTAGAACAAAACGGGCTAAAACTAAAAGATTTGGCTCAGGCTTTGCGTGTTAGCTTAACTGGAAATAGCGTAAGCCCTAGTATATTTGAAGTTTTGGAAGTGATAGGAAGTGAAGAGATAAAAAAACGTATAGATGCGATTTTAAATAAAAAATAA
- a CDS encoding malic enzyme-like NAD(P)-binding protein translates to MGKVTKEEALEYHLGGKISTNIKVVCETAHDLSLAYSPGVAEPCKEISRDSELAFKYTNKSNLVAVITDSTAVLGLGDIGAVAGKPVMEGKAVLFKKFADVDAFDIELDEKDPKKIVEICKALSPTFGGINLEDIKSPKCFYIEQELQKVVDIPVMHDDQHGTAIITTAGLINACEISSKDMKNIKIVVSGAGAAGIACANMYKSMGVKNIVMVDSRGVISKDRSDLTPEKMPFAIQTNEKTLSDAMNGADMFLGLSKPGVLTKDMIASMNDFPIIFALANPIPEISPEEILEVRQDAIIGTGRSDYPNQVNNVLGFPFIFRGALDVRAKKITENMKKAASRAIADLAKESVCKEVLEIYGVSELKFGKDYIIPKPFDPRAYLWVSMAVAKAAVEDGVARVENFDSEAYKEELLKRKKITL, encoded by the coding sequence ATGGGTAAGGTAACAAAAGAAGAAGCTTTAGAATATCATTTGGGCGGTAAAATAAGCACAAATATAAAAGTTGTTTGTGAAACAGCTCATGATCTTTCTTTGGCATATTCTCCTGGTGTGGCTGAGCCGTGCAAAGAGATATCAAGAGATAGTGAACTTGCATTTAAATATACAAACAAATCAAACTTGGTTGCTGTTATTACAGACAGCACTGCTGTTTTGGGACTTGGTGATATAGGTGCGGTTGCTGGCAAGCCTGTAATGGAAGGCAAGGCTGTTTTGTTTAAAAAATTTGCGGATGTTGATGCCTTTGATATAGAACTTGATGAAAAAGACCCTAAAAAAATAGTAGAAATTTGTAAAGCTTTGTCTCCAACATTTGGCGGAATAAACCTTGAAGATATTAAATCTCCAAAGTGTTTTTATATAGAACAAGAGCTTCAAAAAGTGGTTGATATACCTGTTATGCATGATGACCAGCATGGAACGGCTATCATAACTACTGCTGGACTTATAAATGCTTGTGAGATATCAAGTAAAGATATGAAGAACATAAAGATAGTTGTAAGTGGTGCTGGTGCTGCCGGTATAGCTTGTGCTAATATGTATAAAAGTATGGGCGTAAAAAATATCGTTATGGTTGATAGCAGGGGTGTTATTAGCAAGGATAGGAGTGATTTAACACCTGAAAAAATGCCATTTGCTATACAAACAAATGAAAAAACATTATCCGATGCTATGAATGGTGCTGATATGTTTTTAGGGCTTTCAAAACCAGGAGTATTAACAAAAGATATGATAGCTTCTATGAATGATTTTCCTATTATTTTTGCGCTTGCAAATCCTATTCCTGAAATTTCTCCAGAAGAGATTCTTGAGGTAAGACAAGATGCTATTATTGGGACAGGAAGAAGCGACTATCCAAATCAAGTAAATAATGTCTTAGGATTTCCATTTATTTTCCGTGGAGCATTGGACGTTAGAGCTAAAAAAATAACCGAAAATATGAAAAAAGCGGCTTCAAGAGCTATTGCTGATTTGGCAAAAGAGTCTGTTTGTAAAGAAGTTTTAGAAATTTATGGCGTTTCTGAGCTTAAGTTTGGAAAAGATTATATAATACCAAAACCATTTGACCCTCGTGCATATTTATGGGTTAGTATGGCTGTTGCTAAGGCAGCGGTTGAAGATGGCGTTGCAAGAGTTGAAAATTTTGACTCAGAAGCATATAAAGAAGAATTATTGAAAAGGAAAAAAATAACACTATGA
- the upp gene encoding uracil phosphoribosyltransferase encodes MKNVKLINHPLIEHKLAILRDIKTEPFQFRMLIDEISYLMMFEATRDLALREVDVTTPVTKTKAKKLSTKLMICPILRAALGMLDSVFKLIPDASVGFLGFQRNEKTAKAEFFYAKLPSDHKNRTAIIIDPMFATGGTAIDAVKFLRDNGVKDIKFISIIAAPEGLKRFSEIYPDVDVYTASIDEKLNEQNYIVPGLGDAGDRVFNTI; translated from the coding sequence ATGAAAAATGTAAAACTCATAAATCATCCACTTATAGAGCATAAGCTAGCGATTTTAAGGGATATAAAAACCGAACCATTTCAATTTAGAATGCTTATAGATGAGATAAGTTATTTAATGATGTTTGAAGCCACTAGGGATTTAGCGCTTAGAGAAGTTGATGTAACAACCCCGGTTACAAAAACAAAAGCTAAAAAACTATCCACAAAGCTTATGATTTGTCCTATATTAAGAGCTGCTCTTGGTATGCTAGATAGCGTATTTAAGCTGATTCCAGATGCTAGTGTTGGGTTTTTGGGTTTTCAAAGAAATGAAAAAACAGCAAAGGCTGAGTTTTTTTATGCCAAATTGCCATCTGATCATAAAAACAGAACAGCTATAATAATAGACCCTATGTTTGCAACTGGCGGTACAGCCATAGATGCCGTTAAGTTTTTAAGAGATAATGGCGTAAAAGATATAAAGTTTATATCTATAATAGCAGCACCAGAAGGTCTTAAGCGTTTTAGTGAAATTTATCCAGATGTTGATGTCTATACAGCTAGTATAGATGAAAAATTAAACGAGCAAAACTATATAGTTCCGGGTCTTGGTGATGCTGGAGATAGGGTTTTTAATACTATATGA
- the obgE gene encoding GTPase ObgE: MFVDSVKLTLSSGHGGAGAVSFRREKHVLLGGPDGGDGGDGGDVYFVVDNNSHTLAAYKGKRSLKASNGDPGMGRRMTGKKGESLELIVPPGTVVYDAQTNEVLLDLTQQGDKQMLLKGGKGGLGNVHFKSSTNQAPEYAQKGTPEEVREVRLELKLIADVGLVGFPNVGKSTLISTISNAKPQVANYEFTTLTPKLGLVEVDEYSGFVMADIPGIIEGASDGRGLGIQFLKHIERTKILLYMIDLANYRSLKEQFETLKEEVLKFSNELSKRSYAIALTRMDACEDITIISQFISDLGLGDSLLEFKQDIYEYDIAKPFFILPISSASGEHINELKFNLLELIK; this comes from the coding sequence ATGTTTGTAGATAGTGTTAAATTAACTCTTAGTTCTGGTCACGGTGGTGCAGGGGCTGTGAGTTTTAGGCGTGAAAAGCATGTTTTGCTTGGTGGTCCTGATGGTGGCGATGGTGGCGATGGTGGCGATGTTTATTTTGTGGTAGATAATAACTCTCACACTCTTGCTGCTTATAAAGGCAAAAGGTCATTAAAGGCATCTAATGGAGACCCAGGAATGGGCAGAAGAATGACAGGTAAAAAAGGCGAAAGTCTAGAGCTTATAGTTCCACCAGGAACTGTTGTATATGATGCGCAGACAAATGAAGTTTTGCTTGACCTTACACAGCAGGGCGATAAGCAAATGCTTTTAAAAGGTGGTAAAGGTGGTCTTGGAAATGTGCATTTTAAAAGCTCAACAAATCAAGCGCCAGAATATGCTCAAAAAGGCACCCCTGAAGAAGTTCGCGAAGTTAGGCTTGAACTAAAACTAATAGCAGATGTAGGACTTGTTGGTTTTCCAAACGTTGGCAAATCCACTCTTATATCAACTATATCAAACGCAAAGCCACAAGTGGCAAATTATGAGTTTACAACTTTAACTCCAAAATTAGGACTTGTTGAAGTTGATGAGTATAGCGGTTTTGTTATGGCTGATATACCGGGTATCATAGAAGGTGCAAGTGATGGCAGAGGACTTGGAATACAGTTTTTAAAGCACATAGAAAGAACTAAAATTTTGCTTTATATGATAGATTTGGCTAATTATAGAAGTTTAAAAGAACAGTTTGAAACACTAAAAGAAGAGGTTTTGAAATTTTCAAACGAGCTTTCTAAAAGAAGCTATGCCATAGCACTTACTAGAATGGATGCTTGTGAAGATATCACGATAATATCACAATTTATAAGCGATCTCGGGCTTGGAGATAGCTTGCTTGAGTTTAAACAAGATATTTATGAGTATGATATTGCAAAGCCATTTTTTATACTTCCTATATCATCTGCAAGTGGCGAACATATAAATGAACTTAAATTTAATTTGCTTGAACTTATAAAATAA
- a CDS encoding DNA ligase: protein MNKILKLIVVVFICIQSIQAIELMKLGVYKDQNITGWYASEKLDGIRAYWDGKNLLSRQGKVIKAPKYFLKTLPDFALDGELYTKRNEFEKIQTIVMDQIPNEKEWKNITYYIFDAPNANGGLIERLKVVQDYIDKNSNNNDIKNHIKLIPQKLITSKKELDSFLDEIVSSEGEGVVIREPNSVYIKSRSNLNLKYKRFIDSECKVISINKGSGKYKDLMGSITCELSNKIRFKIGSGFSDYIRKNPPKIGSIITFKYQNLTKNGIPRFATFLRVRKD from the coding sequence GTGAATAAAATTTTAAAGTTAATTGTTGTTGTCTTTATATGTATTCAAAGTATTCAAGCTATTGAGCTAATGAAGCTTGGTGTATACAAAGATCAAAACATAACCGGATGGTATGCTAGCGAAAAGCTTGATGGTATAAGGGCATATTGGGATGGTAAAAATTTACTAAGTAGACAAGGTAAAGTCATAAAAGCACCAAAGTATTTTTTAAAAACTCTTCCGGATTTTGCTTTAGATGGAGAGCTATATACTAAAAGAAATGAATTTGAAAAAATACAAACCATAGTTATGGATCAGATACCAAATGAAAAAGAATGGAAAAATATAACTTATTATATATTTGATGCACCTAATGCAAATGGTGGATTGATTGAGCGTTTGAAAGTAGTTCAAGATTATATAGATAAAAATTCCAACAACAATGATATAAAAAACCACATAAAGCTTATACCCCAAAAACTTATAACAAGCAAGAAAGAATTAGATAGCTTTTTAGATGAAATTGTAAGTAGTGAAGGTGAAGGTGTTGTTATTCGTGAACCAAATTCTGTTTATATAAAATCAAGAAGCAATCTAAATTTAAAATACAAACGCTTTATTGATTCAGAGTGCAAAGTTATATCTATAAATAAAGGTAGTGGCAAATATAAAGACTTAATGGGTTCTATAACATGTGAGTTATCAAATAAAATTAGATTTAAAATAGGATCTGGTTTTAGTGATTATATTCGTAAAAATCCACCAAAGATTGGGAGTATTATTACTTTCAAATATCAAAATTTAACCAAAAACGGCATACCACGCTTTGCTACTTTTTTAAGGGTTAGAAAAGATTGA
- a CDS encoding phospholipase A, with amino-acid sequence MNKSLFILFVFSFYLFANDSSKFKLANELEKAGDIKGAMSIYKSLAAKNIKKDSRSEEYIKSDTINNSKAKDEALFRELFAGSSISFHELNYLLLGTYASSVPNNDRQKFETKFNISIKKPIEISLLPKWANLYMAYSQTSWWQTGKHSSPFRETNYRPEVFMRLYTNNERINSFDIGVLHESNGLGKDKSRSWNRVYASSKLNFSNLSITPRVWYHIGDLSDNKDIYRYLGYGDIQARYTTKNISFELLLRNNFRIKDNKGAVQASLIFPLFGGILGYLQYFNGYSESLIDYNHSTNKIGIGFTLLR; translated from the coding sequence ATGAATAAATCATTATTTATATTATTTGTTTTTTCGTTTTATTTATTTGCGAATGATTCTAGTAAATTTAAACTTGCGAATGAACTAGAAAAAGCAGGCGATATAAAGGGTGCAATGAGTATTTATAAAAGCCTGGCCGCTAAAAATATAAAAAAAGATTCACGCTCAGAAGAATACATTAAATCAGACACCATAAACAATTCAAAAGCAAAAGATGAAGCACTTTTTAGAGAACTTTTTGCAGGAAGCAGTATAAGTTTTCATGAATTAAACTATTTGCTTTTAGGCACCTATGCTTCTAGTGTGCCTAACAACGATAGACAAAAATTTGAAACCAAATTTAACATAAGTATCAAAAAACCGATAGAAATTTCACTATTACCGAAATGGGCTAATCTTTATATGGCATACTCTCAAACATCATGGTGGCAAACAGGAAAGCATAGTTCGCCTTTTAGAGAAACAAATTATAGACCAGAAGTTTTTATGCGCCTATATACAAACAATGAACGGATAAATAGCTTTGATATAGGTGTTTTACATGAATCAAATGGACTAGGTAAAGATAAAAGCAGAAGCTGGAACAGGGTATATGCTAGCTCTAAATTAAATTTTAGCAATCTATCCATAACTCCACGAGTTTGGTATCACATAGGAGATTTAAGCGATAATAAAGATATTTATCGTTATTTGGGTTATGGTGATATACAAGCAAGATATACTACAAAAAATATATCATTTGAACTACTATTGCGCAATAACTTTCGCATAAAAGACAACAAAGGAGCAGTTCAAGCCAGTCTGATATTTCCACTCTTTGGTGGAATTTTAGGATACTTACAATACTTTAACGGATATAGTGAAAGTTTAATAGATTATAACCATAGCACAAATAAAATAGGCATAGGTTTTACGTTACTTAGATAA
- the mobA gene encoding molybdenum cofactor guanylyltransferase codes for MGHSCGDNGCDGFLLMKQQQSCVVLAGGKSSRMGVDKALMPFKDKASLSAYVTDKLSNIFKEVYISTKTNKFNNAELNQSIKFIADESNESSPMIALASILHHFNEPVFIQPVDMPFLKPESIKDMSKLKDDFEIVIACEAEIDHVLCGYFSPSVADKAKKLAKDGKHKIKELLKICDVVRVELSGDDEGINLNNPDDLKKALRYE; via the coding sequence ATGGGACATAGTTGTGGAGATAATGGTTGTGATGGATTTTTATTAATGAAACAACAGCAATCTTGTGTAGTATTGGCTGGTGGTAAAAGCAGCAGGATGGGAGTAGATAAAGCATTAATGCCTTTTAAAGACAAAGCAAGTCTATCTGCATATGTAACAGATAAGTTATCAAACATTTTTAAAGAAGTTTATATAAGCACTAAAACCAATAAATTTAACAATGCCGAACTTAATCAAAGCATCAAATTTATAGCCGATGAAAGCAATGAAAGCTCGCCTATGATTGCACTTGCTAGCATACTTCATCATTTTAATGAACCGGTTTTTATACAGCCTGTTGACATGCCTTTTTTAAAACCTGAGAGCATCAAAGATATGTCTAAACTAAAAGATGATTTTGAAATTGTAATCGCTTGTGAAGCAGAAATAGATCATGTACTTTGTGGTTATTTTTCTCCTAGCGTAGCAGATAAAGCAAAAAAATTAGCTAAAGATGGAAAGCATAAAATAAAAGAGCTTTTAAAAATTTGTGATGTAGTTAGGGTCGAGCTTTCTGGTGATGATGAAGGGATAAACCTAAATAATCCTGATGATCTAAAAAAGGCTTTAAGATATGAATAA
- a CDS encoding ribose-phosphate pyrophosphokinase: MRGYKVFSGTANLDFSKKVSQYLSLPLSEAIIKRFSDGEISVQIGESVRGKDVFVIQPTCAPANINLMELLVLTDALKRSSASSITAVVPYFGYARQDRKAAPRVPITAKLVANMMQVAGIDRVVTMDLHAGQIQGFFDIPVDNLYGSIIFTDYVRSKNLKNPIVASPDVGGVARARALAKNLGLDMVIVDKRREKANESEVMNIIGDVNGKDVILVDDMIDTAGTIVKASKVFKDKGATSVIAFCTHPVLSGAAYDNLSKGYLDELVVTDTIPLKQELPCIKVLSVAPLFGETIRRIYHNESVNSLF; this comes from the coding sequence ATGAGAGGTTATAAAGTTTTTTCAGGGACTGCGAATTTAGATTTTTCAAAAAAAGTTTCTCAATATCTATCCTTGCCGTTGAGTGAAGCCATTATAAAGCGTTTTAGTGATGGCGAAATAAGCGTTCAAATAGGTGAAAGTGTAAGGGGTAAAGATGTTTTTGTTATTCAGCCAACCTGTGCACCGGCAAACATAAATTTAATGGAGCTTTTAGTGCTTACAGATGCTTTAAAACGTAGCTCTGCTAGTTCTATAACGGCTGTTGTCCCTTATTTTGGATACGCAAGACAAGATAGAAAAGCCGCCCCTCGTGTTCCTATTACAGCAAAACTCGTTGCAAATATGATGCAAGTAGCTGGAATTGATAGAGTTGTTACTATGGATCTTCACGCTGGACAGATACAGGGATTTTTTGATATTCCTGTTGATAATTTATATGGTAGCATTATTTTTACAGATTATGTGCGTTCTAAAAATTTAAAAAACCCTATTGTTGCTAGTCCTGATGTTGGCGGTGTTGCAAGAGCTAGAGCGCTGGCTAAAAATTTAGGGCTTGATATGGTTATAGTTGATAAACGTCGTGAAAAAGCAAACGAAAGTGAAGTTATGAATATCATAGGTGATGTTAATGGCAAAGATGTTATTTTAGTTGACGATATGATAGACACAGCAGGAACGATAGTAAAAGCATCCAAGGTTTTTAAAGATAAAGGCGCTACAAGCGTTATTGCATTTTGCACACATCCAGTTTTGAGCGGAGCTGCTTATGACAATCTATCAAAAGGCTATCTTGATGAGCTTGTGGTAACTGACACGATACCTTTAAAACAAGAACTACCTTGTATAAAAGTTTTAAGCGTTGCACCTCTTTTTGGAGAAACTATAAGAAGAATTTATCACAACGAAAGTGTAAATTCTCTATTTTAA
- a CDS encoding radical SAM protein yields MSLVFGPIHSRRFGMSLGIDLSPFSKSCNFDCVYCEIGKGKITQSIEIQPDIDDIIDELKLAISKHKNIDVITVSASGEPTLYKNLKKLVYKIKDIKKDKKLLILSNATGLLNQDTFESLLEFDIAKFSLDSVVKSSFKKLARIKDINLEKLISNMKFFREKFNGQMVIEILVVKNINDSDDEFVKLNDVLNFIKPDRVDIGSIDRPPAYKVTGVGEEILQKLASNIKNIPVNIIKSKTNTVRYDFTKDEIMQLLLRRPQTMSNINENFSDLSKNNLNELIGLGKIYKIDVVGVEFYKVKEKI; encoded by the coding sequence TTGAGTTTGGTATTTGGACCAATACACTCTCGTAGATTTGGTATGTCTTTAGGGATAGATTTATCTCCTTTTTCAAAATCATGCAATTTTGATTGCGTTTATTGTGAAATAGGTAAAGGTAAGATAACTCAAAGTATAGAAATTCAGCCTGATATTGATGATATTATAGATGAATTAAAACTCGCAATATCAAAACATAAAAATATAGACGTTATAACTGTTAGTGCGAGCGGAGAACCAACTCTTTATAAAAATCTTAAAAAATTAGTCTATAAAATAAAAGATATTAAAAAAGATAAAAAATTACTTATATTAAGTAATGCAACAGGGCTTTTAAATCAAGATACATTTGAGTCTTTGCTTGAGTTTGATATAGCTAAGTTTAGCCTAGATAGTGTTGTTAAATCCAGCTTTAAAAAACTGGCTAGAATTAAAGATATAAATTTAGAAAAACTTATTAGCAATATGAAGTTTTTTAGGGAGAAGTTTAATGGTCAAATGGTTATAGAAATTCTTGTTGTTAAAAATATAAATGATAGTGATGATGAGTTTGTAAAGCTAAATGATGTATTAAATTTCATAAAACCAGATAGAGTTGATATAGGTAGTATAGATAGACCACCTGCGTATAAAGTTACTGGCGTTGGCGAAGAAATTTTGCAAAAATTAGCATCAAATATAAAAAATATTCCGGTAAATATAATCAAATCGAAAACAAACACAGTTAGATATGATTTTACAAAAGATGAAATAATGCAGCTTTTATTAAGGCGACCACAAACTATGTCAAATATAAATGAGAATTTTTCGGATTTATCAAAAAATAATTTAAATGAGCTTATAGGTTTGGGTAAAATATATAAAATTGATGTTGTCGGTGTTGAGTTTTATAAAGTAAAGGAAAAAATATGA
- a CDS encoding pyridoxamine kinase produces the protein MKRILTIQDISCVGKCSLGVALPIISSIGIEACILPTALLSTHTGFDNFTFLDLTDEMDKIVDVWEKENISFDGIYTGFLGNIKQLTKIEGIINKFKNNDELILIDPCMADNGKFYSCFDESFAKAMKNFCKNADIITPNITEACFLTNTQYPKNGYDDKFIDELMDKLKELKTKFIVLKGVSYDEKSCGVLSYDKKENETKSYFHELIDARFSGTGDIFASIVFSKIILGDSLYSATKIAADFVVDSINSTLKDKTPNHYGVDFEENLPNLIKKL, from the coding sequence ATGAAAAGAATTTTAACCATTCAAGATATATCTTGTGTTGGTAAATGTTCGCTTGGTGTGGCGCTTCCAATAATTAGTTCAATAGGGATCGAAGCTTGTATTTTGCCAACGGCATTATTATCAACTCATACAGGATTTGATAACTTTACTTTTTTGGATTTAACAGATGAGATGGATAAGATAGTTGATGTCTGGGAAAAAGAAAATATAAGTTTTGATGGAATTTATACAGGCTTTTTGGGAAATATAAAACAACTTACGAAAATAGAAGGCATTATAAATAAGTTTAAAAACAATGATGAGCTTATCCTTATAGACCCTTGTATGGCAGATAATGGGAAGTTTTATTCTTGCTTTGATGAAAGCTTTGCAAAAGCGATGAAAAACTTTTGTAAAAATGCAGATATAATCACACCAAATATTACAGAAGCTTGTTTTTTAACTAATACACAATATCCAAAAAATGGTTATGATGATAAATTTATAGATGAATTAATGGATAAACTTAAAGAGCTTAAAACTAAATTTATCGTTTTAAAGGGTGTTAGTTATGATGAAAAAAGTTGCGGTGTTTTAAGCTATGATAAAAAAGAAAATGAAACAAAAAGTTATTTTCATGAGCTAATAGACGCTAGGTTCAGTGGAACTGGAGATATATTTGCTTCTATCGTTTTTTCAAAAATTATTTTAGGCGATAGTTTGTATAGTGCAACAAAAATAGCAGCTGATTTCGTTGTGGATTCTATAAATTCGACTCTAAAAGACAAAACACCCAACCACTATGGAGTTGATTTTGAAGAAAATTTACCAAATTTAATAAAAAAATTGTAA